A genomic stretch from Leptospira andrefontaineae includes:
- a CDS encoding amidase gives MSTTKFPFDSYDSIGLADLIRKKKIQPKELLDFSEAKIDRFNPELNAVVLNTIDKAREELRSGKIPKGPFYGVPLLLKDLLHHVKGQKITSGSKAYKNYIPSDDSVFVSRLRNAGFLFIGTTNVPEFALMGITEPKFHGPTRNPWDPERTPGGSSGGAGAAVASGMSSIATGSDGGGSIRIPAAYCGLFGLKPTRGRVPVRPYGRVWQGASQDHVLTKSVRDSAAVLDLVSGVGIEEAFSMEKNKTSYLSEAKKSPGKLKIAYSFVSPIGTPVNQDHIDALHDTVKLLKSLGHKLEESSPQVDGKRLAKAYVTMYFGEVASEISRLDKVLGRKAKMGDVESTTWILGLLGRSISASEFVSAIRYWDEAAYISESFLQNYDLYLTPTTAEPPAKIGELAPKLYEEIAMQIIGRIGTGKLLLASGMVDQLVEKNLSRTPFTQLANLTGQPSMSVPLSKTTLGLPIGMLFTSKRGREDVLFRLAGQLEKERPWADIKKG, from the coding sequence ATGAGTACTACAAAATTTCCATTCGATTCTTATGATAGTATCGGCCTCGCTGATCTGATCCGAAAGAAGAAGATCCAACCCAAAGAATTATTAGATTTTTCTGAAGCTAAGATAGATAGATTCAATCCGGAATTAAACGCAGTTGTTTTGAACACGATCGACAAAGCAAGAGAAGAGTTGAGATCCGGTAAGATACCTAAGGGACCCTTTTATGGAGTTCCACTTCTGCTCAAAGACCTATTACACCATGTGAAGGGACAAAAGATCACTTCAGGCTCCAAGGCTTACAAAAATTATATTCCATCGGATGACAGTGTTTTTGTCTCCAGACTTAGAAATGCGGGATTTCTTTTTATAGGCACTACGAATGTTCCTGAATTCGCTTTGATGGGAATTACCGAGCCAAAGTTTCACGGGCCAACTCGAAATCCTTGGGACCCGGAAAGAACTCCAGGAGGTTCTAGCGGTGGAGCAGGAGCAGCGGTTGCATCCGGAATGAGTTCTATTGCAACAGGTTCAGATGGAGGAGGATCCATTCGTATCCCAGCCGCCTACTGCGGATTATTCGGATTAAAACCGACTAGAGGAAGAGTCCCAGTCCGTCCTTACGGAAGAGTTTGGCAAGGAGCTTCTCAGGATCATGTTCTCACTAAATCAGTTAGAGACAGCGCTGCAGTTTTGGACCTAGTCTCAGGTGTTGGAATAGAAGAAGCATTCTCTATGGAGAAAAATAAAACTTCTTATCTTTCAGAAGCGAAGAAGTCTCCAGGCAAACTCAAGATCGCGTATTCATTTGTTTCTCCCATTGGAACTCCGGTCAACCAAGATCATATAGACGCGTTACACGACACAGTAAAGCTCCTAAAATCATTGGGCCATAAACTAGAAGAAAGTTCTCCTCAGGTGGATGGAAAACGTTTAGCAAAAGCATACGTGACCATGTATTTCGGAGAAGTTGCCTCAGAGATCTCTCGCTTAGATAAAGTATTGGGTAGAAAAGCAAAGATGGGGGATGTGGAATCCACTACTTGGATCTTAGGGCTTTTAGGACGATCCATCTCGGCAAGTGAATTTGTATCTGCGATCCGCTATTGGGATGAAGCAGCTTATATCTCAGAATCCTTTTTGCAAAATTATGATCTATATCTTACCCCGACCACTGCGGAACCTCCTGCAAAAATCGGAGAACTTGCACCTAAACTATATGAAGAAATTGCAATGCAGATCATCGGAAGGATTGGAACAGGTAAATTACTCTTAGCCAGCGGTATGGTAGACCAACTCGTAGAAAAAAATCTATCTAGAACTCCTTTTACACAGCTCGCAAATCTAACAGGGCAACCTTCTATGTCAGTTCCACTTTCCAAAACCACTCTTGGTTTACCAATCGGAATGTTATTCACTTCCAAACGAGGAAGAGAAGATGTACTTTTCCGATTGGCTGGACAATTAGAAAAAGAACGACCTTGGGCGGATATTAAAAAGGGCTAG
- a CDS encoding flavin reductase family protein, whose amino-acid sequence MSFSTDEFKNSLSHFASGVTVVTFSDTTRAGGLTVSSFSSLSLDPPLVLFSLQKNITSHDPLLASGLFTVNILSSDQQELSNQFASGKIDKHELIQKLACDLGHNGVPYLNGTLSRIECELEKQVDGGDHTIVIGRVLFAVSDDSKRPLLYYRRNYYNI is encoded by the coding sequence ATGTCTTTCAGTACGGACGAATTTAAAAATTCACTCTCTCATTTTGCCTCCGGGGTAACTGTGGTTACTTTTTCAGACACCACTAGAGCGGGAGGATTGACCGTTAGCAGTTTCAGCTCACTTTCTTTGGATCCACCTTTGGTTCTTTTTAGTCTTCAAAAGAATATAACGAGTCATGATCCATTGCTTGCCTCCGGGCTATTCACGGTGAACATTCTATCTTCCGACCAACAGGAACTTTCCAACCAATTCGCGTCAGGTAAAATAGACAAACATGAACTGATCCAAAAACTAGCCTGCGATCTAGGTCATAACGGAGTGCCTTACTTGAACGGAACATTATCCAGGATAGAATGTGAGCTGGAAAAACAAGTAGATGGGGGAGATCATACTATAGTGATCGGAAGAGTATTATTCGCCGTATCCGATGACTCTAAAAGACCTCTTCTATATTACCGTAGGAACTACTACAATATCTGA
- the purL gene encoding phosphoribosylformylglycinamidine synthase subunit PurL: protein MEKESVSLQDALEHGLTSEEFSKIQEILGRLPNSTELGIFSAMWSEHCSYKNSILQLKTLPTKSDKLLAQAGEENAGAMDIGQGLAVVFKIESHNHPTAVEPYQGAATGVGGIMRDIFTMGARPIVSLNSLRFGNPDEPRNKYLLSRAVKGIGDYGNSLGIAVSGGELFIDECFSKNPLVNAMTVGIVRHDQMASATTGGKVGNAVFIVGSTTGRDGIHGASFASKDLTKESESKRSAVQVGDPFMEKLLMEASLEAIQKKLLIGIQDMGAAGISCATSEMSAKGKSGMKIDLDLVPFRETGMNAYEAMLSESQERMLVIPQKGKEEELVAIFKKWNLNAVQIGEVTDTGLLEVYKDGNLKAKIPADTLVLGGGAPRYVRETKRPAYLDQISSWTPDSTPDLQENEAGKKLLKLLNSWNISSRKPIIEQYDTEVGLVKLIGPGADGGLSAIPDTDMALATATDCNSRFTYLDPYWGAALAVCEAARNVAVTGAEPLGVTNNLNFANPYIPENYYMFSECVRGMGDACRFLGLPVTGGNVSFYNESPEGPIFPTPTIGMVGILDKQKEAVWGAPKKAGLSLALIGKFNPSLGGSEYQKVFLGKVQGQIPKFELSDEKSLLEVLVSLRKNADLSFAKDLSLGGIGVALAKIVILSGLGIKADLSAVKQSRKDLTLFGESSGSVLIGYEKGKEESIKSHVASKGLDFHSIGTVESEAKLEIQGYGISTSSNELKSVYESGLEEIFR from the coding sequence ATGGAAAAAGAATCCGTCTCCCTCCAAGACGCTCTCGAACACGGTCTTACTTCAGAAGAATTTAGCAAAATCCAGGAAATCCTAGGCAGACTCCCTAACTCCACAGAACTCGGAATTTTCTCCGCAATGTGGTCGGAGCATTGCTCTTATAAAAATTCTATCCTTCAATTAAAAACTCTTCCTACAAAGTCTGATAAACTTTTGGCCCAAGCGGGTGAAGAGAATGCCGGAGCCATGGATATCGGCCAAGGACTGGCAGTCGTTTTCAAAATAGAAAGTCATAATCACCCTACCGCAGTGGAACCTTACCAAGGAGCAGCCACAGGTGTGGGCGGGATCATGAGAGATATTTTTACAATGGGAGCAAGACCCATAGTATCTTTAAACTCCCTTAGGTTTGGTAATCCAGACGAACCCAGAAATAAATACTTATTATCCAGAGCAGTGAAAGGGATCGGAGATTACGGTAACTCATTAGGGATCGCAGTCTCCGGTGGAGAACTATTCATTGATGAATGTTTTTCCAAGAACCCTTTGGTGAACGCGATGACTGTAGGGATCGTCAGACATGATCAAATGGCAAGTGCAACCACCGGAGGAAAGGTGGGTAACGCAGTATTCATCGTCGGTTCCACCACCGGTAGAGACGGAATACATGGCGCATCCTTTGCTTCTAAAGACCTAACTAAAGAATCTGAGTCCAAACGTTCTGCTGTCCAAGTAGGAGATCCATTTATGGAAAAACTACTGATGGAGGCATCTCTCGAAGCAATCCAGAAAAAACTTTTAATAGGTATCCAGGATATGGGTGCTGCAGGGATTTCCTGTGCTACTTCTGAAATGAGTGCTAAAGGAAAATCAGGAATGAAGATCGATCTGGATCTAGTTCCTTTCCGTGAGACCGGAATGAATGCTTATGAAGCAATGCTTTCCGAAAGCCAAGAAAGAATGTTGGTAATCCCGCAAAAGGGAAAAGAAGAAGAGCTAGTTGCCATATTCAAAAAATGGAATCTAAATGCAGTCCAGATCGGAGAAGTTACCGATACCGGTTTATTAGAAGTTTATAAAGATGGAAATCTTAAAGCTAAGATCCCTGCTGACACTTTAGTTTTAGGAGGAGGTGCTCCTAGATACGTTAGAGAAACAAAACGTCCTGCGTATTTGGATCAAATTTCTTCTTGGACTCCCGATTCTACTCCTGATCTGCAAGAGAATGAAGCGGGCAAAAAACTTCTCAAACTATTAAATTCTTGGAATATATCCTCCAGAAAACCGATCATCGAGCAATACGATACCGAAGTAGGTCTAGTCAAACTGATCGGACCGGGTGCTGACGGAGGATTATCCGCAATCCCTGATACGGATATGGCATTGGCCACTGCAACGGATTGTAATTCCAGATTCACTTACCTGGATCCATATTGGGGAGCTGCACTCGCAGTTTGTGAAGCAGCAAGAAACGTAGCAGTTACAGGCGCAGAACCTTTAGGCGTAACCAATAACTTAAACTTTGCAAATCCTTATATTCCAGAAAACTATTATATGTTTTCCGAATGTGTTCGAGGAATGGGAGATGCTTGTAGGTTCTTAGGACTTCCTGTTACAGGAGGAAACGTTTCCTTCTATAATGAGTCGCCTGAAGGACCGATCTTCCCTACTCCGACTATTGGAATGGTTGGAATTCTGGACAAACAGAAGGAAGCAGTCTGGGGTGCTCCTAAAAAAGCAGGACTTTCGCTAGCGTTAATCGGTAAATTTAACCCTAGCTTAGGCGGAAGTGAATACCAAAAAGTTTTCTTAGGTAAAGTGCAGGGCCAGATCCCTAAATTCGAACTTTCTGACGAAAAATCATTATTAGAAGTTTTAGTTTCTCTTAGAAAGAACGCAGATCTATCGTTCGCCAAAGATCTTTCTTTGGGGGGGATTGGAGTAGCACTTGCGAAAATCGTAATACTCTCCGGGCTCGGAATTAAGGCAGACCTAAGTGCAGTCAAACAATCCAGAAAAGATCTTACACTTTTCGGAGAAAGTTCGGGTTCAGTTCTGATCGGCTATGAAAAAGGAAAAGAGGAAAGTATCAAATCTCATGTTGCTTCTAAAGGTTTGGACTTCCATTCCATCGGAACTGTAGAATCAGAAGCTAAACTCGAGATACAAGGATATGGAATTTCCACCTCTTCGAACGAACTGAAATCGGTTTATGAATCCGGTTTAGAGGAAATTTTCAGATGA
- a CDS encoding leucine-rich repeat domain-containing protein, producing the protein MRSIQKIFIAYLILCAAFIISDCRRPASEILNEASKNPGSVEKLDLGLGKLGTVPPALFNFPNLKWLDLRMNELTSLPENVGDWSNLEHLNIYGNDIEKLPASVSKLSKLRFFFAGNNDFIGIPTELTGTSIEAIYLDSNKIEFKESDIDIVMGFPKLEVLDLARNRKIASFPKNLGFLASHPKLRLLILKETGLKPSQIESARKLLPKVKIEF; encoded by the coding sequence ATGAGATCCATCCAAAAAATCTTTATCGCCTATTTAATCCTATGTGCTGCTTTTATTATTTCTGATTGCAGACGTCCTGCTTCTGAAATTTTAAACGAGGCTTCTAAAAACCCAGGCTCAGTAGAAAAATTAGATCTGGGACTTGGCAAACTTGGAACAGTTCCCCCCGCTCTATTCAATTTTCCGAACCTAAAATGGTTGGATCTTAGGATGAACGAACTTACTTCTCTTCCTGAAAATGTGGGAGACTGGAGTAATTTAGAACATTTGAATATTTATGGGAACGATATAGAAAAACTTCCAGCATCCGTTTCCAAACTTTCTAAACTCAGATTTTTTTTCGCAGGAAATAACGACTTTATTGGAATTCCTACAGAACTGACAGGAACTTCTATCGAGGCTATTTATTTGGATTCTAATAAAATAGAATTCAAAGAATCAGATATAGATATAGTCATGGGATTCCCTAAATTGGAAGTTTTGGATCTGGCAAGAAATAGAAAGATCGCGTCATTTCCAAAAAACCTCGGATTTTTAGCCAGCCACCCTAAGTTAAGACTATTGATCTTAAAAGAGACAGGATTAAAACCTTCTCAGATAGAATCCGCAAGAAAACTTCTCCCTAAAGTGAAGATAGAATTTTAA
- the ileS gene encoding isoleucine--tRNA ligase: MKEEDKKNPYSNTVILPQTDFPMKAGLSTREPDQIKTWQSEKILRKMQEKRKDRPQFILHDGPPYANGNFHTGHALNKILKDMIVKSKFFAGYQTDMIPGWDCHGLPIEVQVLKNLGKKAKEIGPEELRKLCREYAEQWVQKQGQDLSRFLCFWEEGKIYKTMSPDFEAKIVEVFGDLFEKGYVYRGKKPVYWCIELATAHAEAEIEYYPHKSPSIYVKFPIKGQDGKFCLIWTTTPWTLPANLAISFNPKFAYSFYATPNGEELLIADGLKEAVEKAAEVQLTKKESVSQETLSKMIFRHPFLDQDSIPLFGEHVTLDAGTGAVHTAPGHGQDDYKIGLAAGLEPYSPVDDYGRYTDEFPMMKGIKVWDANPKIVELLREKNLLLHYSEFEHSYPHSWRSKKPLIFRATPQWFFQMDYQQLREKSLEAIDKVSWIPNWGITRIRSMVETRPDWCLSRQRNWGVPIPAFTCENCNETHLDAKSVKFFTDLVRTKGIEIWYSEPADSLLPPDTKCSKCGSSSFRKGKDILDVWFDSGVSNFAVLNERGNEPPADLYLEGSDQHRGWFQSSLWPSMALRGIPPYKSVLTHGYVLDEQGRAMSKSLGNGIDPTTDIINVYGADILRLWVSSQDFRDDVRVGKDGLKIIADNYRKIRNTFRYLLGNLAGHTSDQNLNISDLEEVDKYYLSKLAQLSEELKNHYENYQFHQVYQKLLLFCTVTLSQDYFEMIRDRMYCDRRDSKTRRSSCTALQIILETLCIYSAPILSFTTEEVWKENGKKESVFTEEFPDLSSLRNKELESKFEEALTARETVHKSLEFARQAGKLGKSLEAAVEISSKAEGKLQKDFSLEVLELIFTVSQVSFEKSGREQLSEYSDEHFSVRVVKPKEEECPRCWRHPAEERHNGLCKRCAAAI, from the coding sequence ATGAAAGAAGAAGATAAGAAGAATCCATATTCAAATACCGTAATACTTCCACAAACGGATTTTCCCATGAAGGCAGGGCTTTCCACTAGAGAGCCTGACCAGATCAAAACCTGGCAGTCTGAAAAGATCCTTCGCAAAATGCAGGAAAAAAGAAAGGATCGCCCTCAATTCATTCTTCATGACGGACCTCCCTATGCGAACGGTAACTTTCATACAGGACACGCACTCAATAAGATCTTAAAGGACATGATCGTTAAGTCCAAATTTTTCGCGGGTTACCAAACGGATATGATCCCTGGTTGGGATTGTCACGGTCTTCCTATCGAAGTTCAAGTTCTAAAGAACTTAGGCAAAAAAGCAAAAGAGATCGGCCCGGAAGAATTAAGGAAACTTTGTAGAGAATACGCGGAACAATGGGTCCAAAAACAAGGACAAGACCTTTCTAGATTCTTATGTTTTTGGGAAGAAGGTAAGATCTACAAAACGATGAGCCCCGATTTCGAGGCTAAGATCGTAGAAGTTTTCGGAGATCTATTCGAAAAAGGTTATGTATACCGAGGTAAAAAACCCGTATATTGGTGTATAGAACTTGCGACGGCTCACGCAGAAGCAGAGATAGAATATTATCCTCATAAGTCGCCATCCATCTATGTAAAATTTCCGATCAAAGGACAGGATGGGAAATTCTGCCTGATCTGGACCACTACTCCATGGACTCTTCCTGCAAACCTTGCTATTAGCTTTAATCCTAAATTCGCATATTCATTTTATGCAACTCCGAATGGAGAAGAATTACTCATCGCAGATGGACTGAAAGAAGCAGTAGAAAAAGCTGCAGAAGTCCAGCTCACTAAAAAAGAGTCTGTTTCCCAAGAAACACTTTCTAAAATGATATTCCGACATCCATTCTTAGATCAGGACTCTATTCCCCTTTTTGGAGAACATGTGACTCTGGATGCAGGAACAGGAGCAGTTCACACAGCACCTGGTCACGGGCAAGACGATTATAAGATCGGTTTAGCTGCAGGTTTAGAACCTTATTCTCCTGTGGACGATTACGGTAGATATACTGACGAATTCCCGATGATGAAAGGGATCAAAGTCTGGGATGCAAATCCTAAGATCGTAGAATTACTTAGAGAAAAAAATCTACTCCTTCATTATTCCGAATTTGAACATAGTTATCCTCATAGCTGGAGAAGTAAGAAACCTCTGATCTTCCGTGCGACCCCACAATGGTTTTTCCAAATGGATTACCAACAGCTCAGGGAAAAATCCTTAGAAGCAATCGACAAAGTGAGTTGGATCCCTAACTGGGGAATCACCAGGATCCGTTCTATGGTAGAGACAAGACCTGACTGGTGTCTTTCCAGACAAAGGAACTGGGGAGTTCCAATCCCTGCATTCACTTGCGAAAATTGTAATGAAACTCATTTAGATGCAAAATCCGTAAAATTCTTCACTGATCTAGTGAGAACTAAAGGAATAGAGATCTGGTATAGTGAACCTGCGGATTCTCTTCTTCCTCCCGATACAAAATGTTCCAAATGTGGATCTTCTTCTTTTAGAAAAGGAAAAGATATTTTAGACGTATGGTTCGATTCAGGAGTTTCTAATTTTGCAGTTTTGAATGAAAGAGGCAACGAACCTCCAGCAGATCTGTATTTGGAGGGTTCGGATCAACATAGAGGTTGGTTCCAATCCAGTCTCTGGCCTTCTATGGCTCTAAGGGGAATTCCTCCTTATAAATCAGTCCTGACACATGGATATGTTTTGGATGAACAAGGAAGAGCCATGTCCAAGTCCTTGGGCAATGGAATTGATCCTACCACTGACATCATCAATGTATACGGCGCGGATATACTCAGACTTTGGGTAAGCTCTCAGGACTTTAGGGACGATGTAAGAGTCGGGAAAGACGGACTTAAGATCATCGCAGACAATTACAGAAAGATCCGAAATACATTCAGATATCTTTTAGGAAATTTAGCGGGACATACTTCAGATCAAAATCTGAATATCTCCGATTTGGAAGAAGTAGATAAATACTATCTTTCTAAACTGGCTCAACTCTCTGAAGAACTGAAAAACCATTACGAAAATTATCAGTTCCACCAAGTATATCAGAAACTTCTGTTATTCTGTACCGTAACTCTTTCCCAAGATTATTTCGAAATGATCCGGGATAGAATGTATTGCGACCGAAGAGATTCCAAAACCAGAAGATCTTCCTGCACCGCACTCCAGATCATATTAGAGACTCTTTGTATATATTCCGCTCCGATCTTAAGTTTCACCACTGAAGAAGTTTGGAAAGAGAATGGCAAAAAAGAATCCGTATTTACGGAAGAATTCCCGGATCTTTCTTCTTTAAGAAACAAAGAACTGGAATCTAAGTTCGAAGAAGCATTGACTGCGAGAGAAACAGTTCATAAATCTTTGGAGTTCGCAAGACAGGCCGGCAAATTAGGTAAATCTTTAGAAGCTGCCGTAGAGATCTCTTCTAAAGCGGAAGGCAAACTGCAAAAGGATTTTTCTTTAGAAGTTTTGGAGCTGATCTTCACTGTTTCTCAAGTTAGTTTTGAAAAATCAGGAAGAGAACAATTGTCTGAATATTCGGATGAACATTTTTCAGTTAGAGTTGTAAAACCTAAAGAAGAAGAATGTCCTCGTTGTTGGAGACATCCTGCAGAAGAAAGACATAACGGCCTTTGTAAACGTTGCGCTGCGGCCATTTAA
- a CDS encoding DUF1003 domain-containing protein, translating to MDAENCCLNPAITDPKDLISFEYINPEVLDLIKKDPRFQEGSRMVSLGELNLATMKYIQGMIQKETSELSSLEEEVKNSLENQELISEDLNQTFQSGLTFGQRVADKVADFGGSWTFILMFGTSMAIWIGINVFFSIWRFDPYPFILLNLLLSTLAAIQAPIIMMSQNRQEAKDRARSEMDYKINLKAELEIRHLHEKIDHILKNQWRRLTEIQQIQMQMMQILGNRK from the coding sequence ATGGATGCAGAAAATTGCTGCTTAAATCCTGCGATTACGGATCCTAAAGACTTAATCTCTTTCGAATATATCAATCCTGAGGTTTTGGATCTAATCAAAAAAGATCCAAGATTTCAAGAAGGTAGCCGGATGGTCTCCTTGGGAGAATTGAATCTGGCTACTATGAAGTATATCCAAGGAATGATCCAAAAGGAAACTTCAGAATTGAGTTCTTTGGAAGAAGAAGTAAAAAACAGTCTGGAAAACCAGGAATTGATCTCTGAGGATCTAAACCAAACGTTTCAATCCGGACTAACTTTCGGACAGAGAGTCGCTGATAAGGTGGCAGACTTCGGAGGAAGTTGGACATTTATATTAATGTTCGGAACGTCCATGGCGATATGGATCGGCATCAATGTATTCTTCTCCATTTGGAGATTCGACCCTTATCCATTCATTTTACTTAATTTACTTTTATCTACTTTAGCTGCGATCCAAGCTCCTATCATTATGATGAGCCAGAACAGGCAAGAAGCAAAAGATAGGGCCCGCTCCGAGATGGATTATAAGATCAATCTAAAGGCAGAACTTGAGATCCGACATCTTCATGAAAAGATAGATCATATTCTCAAAAACCAATGGAGAAGATTGACTGAGATCCAACAAATCCAGATGCAGATGATGCAAATATTAGGAAATCGTAAATAG
- a CDS encoding LA_1326/LA_4305 family lipoprotein has product MNFSLLDLMKGKALRTSLILFLAFSFSGCYPYFFKDRMFRSEGMGFFTISISDLPDFDKTSKNEDIKLEHPVQLDQAKIKDYFGNLRYSKRSSVGYFSDFVFSDHELDLLARDLPYTLKNLPEDKLLLIISKYDDTQSVISFDEVTSCVLWAAEGKINLLFGRVKRELVDRDAALDFSRWTRIEKIRLAHGFDGTEIAEGENVDFGQIDGLPLRKWVVFDLKNPSKYKFTPRKQYQPVKLTDENDRP; this is encoded by the coding sequence ATGAATTTTTCACTTTTAGATCTTATGAAGGGAAAAGCTCTCCGTACTTCCCTGATCCTTTTTTTAGCGTTTAGTTTCTCTGGATGTTATCCTTATTTTTTCAAGGACCGGATGTTCCGCTCCGAGGGGATGGGATTTTTCACGATCAGTATTTCAGATTTACCTGATTTTGATAAAACTTCCAAGAATGAAGATATTAAATTGGAACATCCGGTCCAATTGGATCAGGCCAAAATTAAAGACTATTTTGGAAATTTAAGATATTCTAAACGTTCTTCCGTAGGTTACTTTTCTGATTTCGTGTTTTCCGATCACGAATTGGATCTACTTGCAAGAGACCTTCCTTATACTCTAAAAAATCTTCCGGAAGACAAACTTCTTCTTATCATTTCTAAATACGATGACACACAATCAGTCATCTCTTTTGACGAGGTTACCAGCTGTGTCCTTTGGGCGGCAGAAGGTAAGATCAATCTTTTATTCGGACGAGTCAAACGTGAGCTTGTGGATAGAGATGCAGCCTTAGATTTTAGCCGTTGGACCAGGATTGAGAAGATCAGACTTGCTCATGGTTTTGACGGAACTGAGATCGCGGAAGGGGAGAATGTGGACTTCGGGCAGATAGATGGACTTCCATTGCGTAAATGGGTAGTGTTTGATTTGAAAAATCCGAGCAAATACAAGTTCACCCCAAGAAAGCAATATCAGCCTGTCAAGCTCACCGACGAAAACGATAGGCCCTGA
- a CDS encoding STAS domain-containing protein codes for MILKSLARENHLVLSVQEDILMDNSRDFYLEFEDSVREGYPPVVSFHLGLVKFIDSSGIGIIIKVRNQIRDHQGTVNIFGLNKSLHSVFRLSGLDRIVNLYTIEEFLEKYPDFREFLTVE; via the coding sequence ATGATTCTTAAAAGTCTCGCCCGAGAAAATCACCTGGTACTTTCGGTCCAGGAGGATATCTTGATGGATAATTCCCGGGACTTTTACCTGGAGTTCGAGGACAGCGTTCGGGAGGGATACCCCCCTGTAGTCAGCTTTCATTTGGGTCTCGTAAAGTTTATCGACTCTTCCGGGATAGGCATTATCATCAAAGTCAGAAATCAGATCCGGGACCATCAAGGAACTGTAAATATATTCGGGCTAAATAAGTCCCTACATTCCGTTTTTAGGCTTTCCGGTCTAGATAGAATTGTAAATCTGTACACCATCGAAGAATTTCTGGAGAAATACCCCGACTTTCGGGAATTTCTGACAGTAGAATGA
- a CDS encoding amidohydrolase: MTSVKITLFQKDLSQPVSPEQRTKLSKEKSDFLILPLYFPGGGNGSPESLASRAKTFLDEIFAISEVYKGAIFGGGMFRRDDEGKLRFSIPIVQNIVLVDWYDVKGLSSEDSPAIPGSGEDSLILGGFRFGIFAGKEIQDKSKLEKLKSDRINLAFHLDSVSDNGTNYSQDLKNYADLSSQYGMFLVRSSGYGIPFGKKRIGRSLLSTPTGVTWKVAETEQEKEIIKTVNINGINGLF; encoded by the coding sequence GTGACCTCAGTAAAAATTACCCTTTTCCAAAAGGATCTATCCCAACCCGTTTCTCCTGAACAAAGAACCAAACTTTCTAAGGAAAAATCGGACTTCCTCATCCTACCATTATATTTCCCAGGAGGAGGAAATGGTTCTCCGGAATCATTGGCTTCCCGCGCTAAAACTTTTTTAGATGAGATCTTCGCGATCTCGGAAGTTTATAAAGGTGCGATCTTTGGCGGAGGAATGTTTCGTAGAGACGATGAGGGTAAATTAAGATTCTCCATTCCAATTGTGCAAAATATAGTATTAGTTGATTGGTACGATGTAAAAGGATTATCTTCCGAAGATTCTCCGGCAATCCCAGGTTCGGGAGAAGATTCTCTGATCCTAGGAGGATTTCGTTTTGGGATCTTTGCAGGCAAAGAGATCCAGGATAAATCTAAGTTGGAAAAATTAAAATCCGATAGGATTAATTTAGCATTTCATTTAGATTCTGTTTCGGATAACGGTACGAACTATTCCCAAGATCTAAAAAATTACGCGGATCTTTCCTCTCAGTACGGAATGTTTTTGGTACGTAGTTCCGGATATGGCATTCCTTTCGGTAAAAAGAGGATAGGAAGAAGTTTACTTTCCACTCCAACAGGAGTCACTTGGAAAGTGGCGGAAACCGAACAAGAAAAAGAAATTATCAAAACAGTTAATATAAACGGTATCAACGGTTTATTTTAA